Proteins found in one Lathamus discolor isolate bLatDis1 chromosome 7, bLatDis1.hap1, whole genome shotgun sequence genomic segment:
- the CCDC66 gene encoding coiled-coil domain-containing protein 66 isoform X4 yields the protein MNLGDGLKLETEVLDGKPRLILAAYDKSKPPVKMGNKGRASKQALRMRHTAHVLRSTQNACIKQENLTKPRSESRLSITKGEKLQVTKHSSDEATTKDHSLIFQRGNKNRYHDSENPNVLKKSKQKPQNPCISTEDLSSSVCLTQEQLQQILMTVKEGTGSISETNNEKQEEMATTEASEENIVTLLQKACEVSSVPDEASSDSGRKQEADPQPGQKVTKDSWKPADIFTTLGEREREKALLEFKKTQWKKELDEQVALKKKLKEGLEEVGNFWEKPGNNKIQKEKVEPADPDTEAVPQEQPFSALKHERQKWLEELDKQKEEAKLQKTEEKLDLLKAEEHDRWAVHFDSLKNHLNASAKHPLNGMYKKQPESLCLSPDPKELTAVIHPFSPAASDSLMPLKVGNAEKAAKNSALEHSQKASFLRSMTALLDPAQIEERDRRRQKQLEHQKAIMAQVEENRKKKQLEEEQRKWEEQEDELRLAREKEQMQKQFEEDMLKQKQKEELVTLKRNELYQTMQKAQELAQRLKQEQRIQGLAQKGHDISKLQKNLGAGCTEFENCNTAVSHQSNNFSDDIKSHIDQQASPRKDTAVQTDYFNTSAYTESAEERTVCCGSPDISIEYKETSNSKKNQKEMQYIDKNSGKETGGIYSDLYEQYARKERQIKPSEKYNKRPDWNINKPGKRYIPASERYPKQLQKQREENKVRRQMELLQLVERNNPWNLCSKKGCYSDRSSSPHGEINARPKGHRGRKEEQLRKNHVNEERSESPPTPGVKNRLHQMQQNQTQISNFLVHNNSSRREKNTKPDPQQRSSPPPITEAGRPPSSQFIPFLPNAKAHS from the exons TGATGGACTGAAGCTTGAAACTGAAGTGCTGGATGGAAAGCCTAGGCTAATTTTAGCTGCTtatg ATAAATCAAAGCCTCCTGTGAAG ATGGGTAACAAAGGCAGAGCATCTAAGCAGGCATTGAGAATGAGGCATACTGCGCATGTTCTGAGGTCAACGCAAAATGCTTGTATCAAGCAGGAAAACTTAACAAAACCAAGGAGTGAATCAagattatcaataacaaaaggTGAAAAACTTCAAGTCACTAAACACTCCTCAGATGAAGCCACAACTAAAGACCACTCTTTGATTTTCCAAAGAGGTAACAAAAACAGATACCATGATTCAGAGAATCCTAATGttcttaaaaaaagcaaacagaaacctCAAAACCCATGTATATCAACTGAAGACCTAAGTAGTTCCGTGTGTTTAACACAAGAACAGCTTCAGCAGATTCTGATGACTGTAAAAGAAGGAACTGGAAGCATCTCTGAGACTAATAATGAGAAGCAAGAGGAAATGG CTACTACTGAGGCATCAGAGGAAAATATTGTAACATTACTCCAAAAAGCTTGTGAGGTTTCATCTGTTCCAGATGAAGCCAGCTCTGATTCAGGCAGGAAACAAGAAGCAGATccacagccaggacagaaagtaaC AAAGGATTCATGGAAACCTGCTGACATCTTTACTACGTTGGgtgaaagagaaagggagaaagccTTGTTAGAATTTAAGAAGACCCAATGGAAGAAGGAATTAG ATGAACAGGTagcactgaaaaagaaactgaaagaaggttTGGAAGAAGTGGGTAATTTCTGGGAAAAACCTGGCAATAATAAAATCCAGAAAGAGAAAGTGGAACCAGCTGACCCAGATACG GAAGCTGTGCCACAGGAACAACCTTTTAGTGCTTTGAAGCATGAGCGACAGAAGTGGCTTGAAGAGCTGgacaaacagaaggaagaagctAAGCTacaaaaaacagaagaaaaacttgaTTTATTAAAG GCTGAAGAGCATGACAGATGGGCAGTGCATTTTGATTCTTTAAAGAACCACCTTAATGCTAGTGCAAAACACCCATTAAATGGAATGTACAAAAAGCAGCCTGAAAGTCTTTGCCTGTCACCGGATCCTAAGGAGCTGACTGCTGTTATTCACCCTTTTTCACCTGCAGCTTCAGACAGTCTCATGCCTTTAAAGGtgggaaatgcagaaaaagctgCTAAAAACAGTGCCTTGGAACACAGTCAGAAAGCCAG TTTCCTCCGTTCAATGACAGCTCTCCTGGACCCTGCTCAGATTGAAGAGAGAGACAGGAGGCGGCAGAAGCAGTTAGAACATCAG AAAGCAATAATGGCTCAGGTAGAAGAAAACCGGAAGAAGAAACAACtggaggaagagcagaggaaatggGAAGAACAAGAGGATGAACTGCGCTTAGCAcgagaaaaagaacaaatgcaGAAGCAGTTTGAAGAAGATatgctgaaacaaaaacaaaaggag GAACTTGTGACTCTTAAGAGAAATGAGCTCTATCAGACAATGCAGAAAGCTCAAGAATTAGCACAGAGATTAAAACAAGAACAGCGCATTCAAGGCTTGGCTCAGAAGGGACATGACATTTCAAAACTTCAGAAGAATCTTGGTGCTG GTTGTACAGAATTTGAAAATTGTAATACTGCCGTTTCACATCAAAGTAATAATTTTTCTGATGACATTAAGAGTCACATTGATCAGCAGGCTTCTCCTCGTAAAGATACTGCTGTACAGACAG aTTACTTTAACACTTCAGCATACACTGAGTCAGCTGAGGAAAGAACTGTGTGTTGTGGATCGCCTGATATTTCCATAGAATATAAAGAAACCTctaacagtaaaaaaaaccagaaggaaaTGCAGTATATAGAtaaaaattcaggaaaagagaCTGGTGGCATTTACAGTGATCTGTATGAACAatatgcaagaaaagaaagacaaattaaaccttcagaaaaatacaacaaaagacCTGACTGGAACATAAACAAGCCTGGGAAAAGATACATTCCAGCATCGGAAAGATACCCTAaacagctacagaaacaaagggaagaaaacaaagtaagacGACAAATGGAGCTGCTTCAGTTAGTGGAAAGAAACAACCCATGGAATCTCTGCTCAAAAAAGGGCTGTTATTCAGACAGGTCGTCTTCACCTCATGGAGAAATAAATGCAAGGCCTAAGGGACACAGAGGCAGAAAG GAAGAACAATTACGTAAGAATCACGTGAATGAAGAAAG GTCTGAGTCACCACCTACTCCAGGAGTAAAGAACAGATTACACCAAATGcaacaaaaccagacacagaTTTCTAATTTCTTGGTGCATAACAACAGTagtagaagagagaaaaataccaaGCCAGATCCCCAGCAGAGGAGCTCCCCTCCTCCCATTACAGAAGCTGGAAGACCTCCCTCTTCACAGTTTATTCC ATTCTTGCCAAATGCCAAGGCACATTCTTAG
- the CCDC66 gene encoding coiled-coil domain-containing protein 66 isoform X2 encodes MNLGDGLKLETEVLDGKPRLILAAYDKSKPPVKMGNKGRASKQALRMRHTAHVLRSTQNACIKQENLTKPRSESRLSITKGEKLQVTKHSSDEATTKDHSLIFQRGNKNRYHDSENPNVLKKSKQKPQNPCISTEDLSSSVCLTQEQLQQILMTVKEGTGSISETNNEKQEEMATTEASEENIVTLLQKACEVSSVPDEASSDSGRKQEADPQPGQKVTKDSWKPADIFTTLGEREREKALLEFKKTQWKKELDEQVALKKKLKEGLEEVGNFWEKPGNNKIQKEKVEPADPDTEAVPQEQPFSALKHERQKWLEELDKQKEEAKLQKTEEKLDLLKAEEHDRWAVHFDSLKNHLNASAKHPLNGMYKKQPESLCLSPDPKELTAVIHPFSPAASDSLMPLKVGNAEKAAKNSALEHSQKASFLRSMTALLDPAQIEERDRRRQKQLEHQKAIMAQVEENRKKKQLEEEQRKWEEQEDELRLAREKEQMQKQFEEDMLKQKQKEELVTLKRNELYQTMQKAQELAQRLKQEQRIQGLAQKGHDISKLQKNLGAGCTEFENCNTAVSHQSNNFSDDIKSHIDQQASPRKDTAVQTDYFNTSAYTESAEERTVCCGSPDISIEYKETSNSKKNQKEMQYIDKNSGKETGGIYSDLYEQYARKERQIKPSEKYNKRPDWNINKPGKRYIPASERYPKQLQKQREENKVRRQMELLQLVERNNPWNLCSKKGCYSDRSSSPHGEINARPKGHRGRKEEQLRKNHVNEERSESPPTPGVKNRLHQMQQNQTQISNFLVHNNSSRREKNTKPDPQQRSSPPPITEAGRPPSSQFIPYVRTNEVYCLDPDAPVTRPSTHDPQYRQFNGTEMYCEPIHVEEKQCYSDLEPSAAVYTI; translated from the exons TGATGGACTGAAGCTTGAAACTGAAGTGCTGGATGGAAAGCCTAGGCTAATTTTAGCTGCTtatg ATAAATCAAAGCCTCCTGTGAAG ATGGGTAACAAAGGCAGAGCATCTAAGCAGGCATTGAGAATGAGGCATACTGCGCATGTTCTGAGGTCAACGCAAAATGCTTGTATCAAGCAGGAAAACTTAACAAAACCAAGGAGTGAATCAagattatcaataacaaaaggTGAAAAACTTCAAGTCACTAAACACTCCTCAGATGAAGCCACAACTAAAGACCACTCTTTGATTTTCCAAAGAGGTAACAAAAACAGATACCATGATTCAGAGAATCCTAATGttcttaaaaaaagcaaacagaaacctCAAAACCCATGTATATCAACTGAAGACCTAAGTAGTTCCGTGTGTTTAACACAAGAACAGCTTCAGCAGATTCTGATGACTGTAAAAGAAGGAACTGGAAGCATCTCTGAGACTAATAATGAGAAGCAAGAGGAAATGG CTACTACTGAGGCATCAGAGGAAAATATTGTAACATTACTCCAAAAAGCTTGTGAGGTTTCATCTGTTCCAGATGAAGCCAGCTCTGATTCAGGCAGGAAACAAGAAGCAGATccacagccaggacagaaagtaaC AAAGGATTCATGGAAACCTGCTGACATCTTTACTACGTTGGgtgaaagagaaagggagaaagccTTGTTAGAATTTAAGAAGACCCAATGGAAGAAGGAATTAG ATGAACAGGTagcactgaaaaagaaactgaaagaaggttTGGAAGAAGTGGGTAATTTCTGGGAAAAACCTGGCAATAATAAAATCCAGAAAGAGAAAGTGGAACCAGCTGACCCAGATACG GAAGCTGTGCCACAGGAACAACCTTTTAGTGCTTTGAAGCATGAGCGACAGAAGTGGCTTGAAGAGCTGgacaaacagaaggaagaagctAAGCTacaaaaaacagaagaaaaacttgaTTTATTAAAG GCTGAAGAGCATGACAGATGGGCAGTGCATTTTGATTCTTTAAAGAACCACCTTAATGCTAGTGCAAAACACCCATTAAATGGAATGTACAAAAAGCAGCCTGAAAGTCTTTGCCTGTCACCGGATCCTAAGGAGCTGACTGCTGTTATTCACCCTTTTTCACCTGCAGCTTCAGACAGTCTCATGCCTTTAAAGGtgggaaatgcagaaaaagctgCTAAAAACAGTGCCTTGGAACACAGTCAGAAAGCCAG TTTCCTCCGTTCAATGACAGCTCTCCTGGACCCTGCTCAGATTGAAGAGAGAGACAGGAGGCGGCAGAAGCAGTTAGAACATCAG AAAGCAATAATGGCTCAGGTAGAAGAAAACCGGAAGAAGAAACAACtggaggaagagcagaggaaatggGAAGAACAAGAGGATGAACTGCGCTTAGCAcgagaaaaagaacaaatgcaGAAGCAGTTTGAAGAAGATatgctgaaacaaaaacaaaaggag GAACTTGTGACTCTTAAGAGAAATGAGCTCTATCAGACAATGCAGAAAGCTCAAGAATTAGCACAGAGATTAAAACAAGAACAGCGCATTCAAGGCTTGGCTCAGAAGGGACATGACATTTCAAAACTTCAGAAGAATCTTGGTGCTG GTTGTACAGAATTTGAAAATTGTAATACTGCCGTTTCACATCAAAGTAATAATTTTTCTGATGACATTAAGAGTCACATTGATCAGCAGGCTTCTCCTCGTAAAGATACTGCTGTACAGACAG aTTACTTTAACACTTCAGCATACACTGAGTCAGCTGAGGAAAGAACTGTGTGTTGTGGATCGCCTGATATTTCCATAGAATATAAAGAAACCTctaacagtaaaaaaaaccagaaggaaaTGCAGTATATAGAtaaaaattcaggaaaagagaCTGGTGGCATTTACAGTGATCTGTATGAACAatatgcaagaaaagaaagacaaattaaaccttcagaaaaatacaacaaaagacCTGACTGGAACATAAACAAGCCTGGGAAAAGATACATTCCAGCATCGGAAAGATACCCTAaacagctacagaaacaaagggaagaaaacaaagtaagacGACAAATGGAGCTGCTTCAGTTAGTGGAAAGAAACAACCCATGGAATCTCTGCTCAAAAAAGGGCTGTTATTCAGACAGGTCGTCTTCACCTCATGGAGAAATAAATGCAAGGCCTAAGGGACACAGAGGCAGAAAG GAAGAACAATTACGTAAGAATCACGTGAATGAAGAAAG GTCTGAGTCACCACCTACTCCAGGAGTAAAGAACAGATTACACCAAATGcaacaaaaccagacacagaTTTCTAATTTCTTGGTGCATAACAACAGTagtagaagagagaaaaataccaaGCCAGATCCCCAGCAGAGGAGCTCCCCTCCTCCCATTACAGAAGCTGGAAGACCTCCCTCTTCACAGTTTATTCCGTATGTTCGAACAAATGAAGTATATTGTCTTGATCCAGATGCACCAGTGACTAGACCTTCAACACATGACCCACAGTATCGACAGTTCAATGGTACTGAAATGTATTGTGAACCGATTCATGTAGAAGAGAAGCAGTGTTACAGTGATTTAGAACCGAGTGCTGCAGTTTATACTATTTG A
- the CCDC66 gene encoding coiled-coil domain-containing protein 66 isoform X1: MNLGDGLKLETEVLDGKPRLILAAYDKSKPPVKMGNKGRASKQALRMRHTAHVLRSTQNACIKQENLTKPRSESRLSITKGEKLQVTKHSSDEATTKDHSLIFQRGNKNRYHDSENPNVLKKSKQKPQNPCISTEDLSSSVCLTQEQLQQILMTVKEGTGSISETNNEKQEEMATTEASEENIVTLLQKACEVSSVPDEASSDSGRKQEADPQPGQKVTKDSWKPADIFTTLGEREREKALLEFKKTQWKKELDEQVALKKKLKEGLEEVGNFWEKPGNNKIQKEKVEPADPDTEAVPQEQPFSALKHERQKWLEELDKQKEEAKLQKTEEKLDLLKAEEHDRWAVHFDSLKNHLNASAKHPLNGMYKKQPESLCLSPDPKELTAVIHPFSPAASDSLMPLKVGNAEKAAKNSALEHSQKASFLRSMTALLDPAQIEERDRRRQKQLEHQKAIMAQVEENRKKKQLEEEQRKWEEQEDELRLAREKEQMQKQFEEDMLKQKQKEELVTLKRNELYQTMQKAQELAQRLKQEQRIQGLAQKGHDISKLQKNLGAGCTEFENCNTAVSHQSNNFSDDIKSHIDQQASPRKDTAVQTDYFNTSAYTESAEERTVCCGSPDISIEYKETSNSKKNQKEMQYIDKNSGKETGGIYSDLYEQYARKERQIKPSEKYNKRPDWNINKPGKRYIPASERYPKQLQKQREENKVRRQMELLQLVERNNPWNLCSKKGCYSDRSSSPHGEINARPKGHRGRKEEQLRKNHVNEERSESPPTPGVKNRLHQMQQNQTQISNFLVHNNSSRREKNTKPDPQQRSSPPPITEAGRPPSSQFIPYVRTNEVYCLDPDAPVTRPSTHDPQYRQFNDSCQMPRHILSSDHVRDPLLNPDAVRERQQAILKGLSELRQGLLQKQKELEAALMPSMAQEENFISPF, from the exons TGATGGACTGAAGCTTGAAACTGAAGTGCTGGATGGAAAGCCTAGGCTAATTTTAGCTGCTtatg ATAAATCAAAGCCTCCTGTGAAG ATGGGTAACAAAGGCAGAGCATCTAAGCAGGCATTGAGAATGAGGCATACTGCGCATGTTCTGAGGTCAACGCAAAATGCTTGTATCAAGCAGGAAAACTTAACAAAACCAAGGAGTGAATCAagattatcaataacaaaaggTGAAAAACTTCAAGTCACTAAACACTCCTCAGATGAAGCCACAACTAAAGACCACTCTTTGATTTTCCAAAGAGGTAACAAAAACAGATACCATGATTCAGAGAATCCTAATGttcttaaaaaaagcaaacagaaacctCAAAACCCATGTATATCAACTGAAGACCTAAGTAGTTCCGTGTGTTTAACACAAGAACAGCTTCAGCAGATTCTGATGACTGTAAAAGAAGGAACTGGAAGCATCTCTGAGACTAATAATGAGAAGCAAGAGGAAATGG CTACTACTGAGGCATCAGAGGAAAATATTGTAACATTACTCCAAAAAGCTTGTGAGGTTTCATCTGTTCCAGATGAAGCCAGCTCTGATTCAGGCAGGAAACAAGAAGCAGATccacagccaggacagaaagtaaC AAAGGATTCATGGAAACCTGCTGACATCTTTACTACGTTGGgtgaaagagaaagggagaaagccTTGTTAGAATTTAAGAAGACCCAATGGAAGAAGGAATTAG ATGAACAGGTagcactgaaaaagaaactgaaagaaggttTGGAAGAAGTGGGTAATTTCTGGGAAAAACCTGGCAATAATAAAATCCAGAAAGAGAAAGTGGAACCAGCTGACCCAGATACG GAAGCTGTGCCACAGGAACAACCTTTTAGTGCTTTGAAGCATGAGCGACAGAAGTGGCTTGAAGAGCTGgacaaacagaaggaagaagctAAGCTacaaaaaacagaagaaaaacttgaTTTATTAAAG GCTGAAGAGCATGACAGATGGGCAGTGCATTTTGATTCTTTAAAGAACCACCTTAATGCTAGTGCAAAACACCCATTAAATGGAATGTACAAAAAGCAGCCTGAAAGTCTTTGCCTGTCACCGGATCCTAAGGAGCTGACTGCTGTTATTCACCCTTTTTCACCTGCAGCTTCAGACAGTCTCATGCCTTTAAAGGtgggaaatgcagaaaaagctgCTAAAAACAGTGCCTTGGAACACAGTCAGAAAGCCAG TTTCCTCCGTTCAATGACAGCTCTCCTGGACCCTGCTCAGATTGAAGAGAGAGACAGGAGGCGGCAGAAGCAGTTAGAACATCAG AAAGCAATAATGGCTCAGGTAGAAGAAAACCGGAAGAAGAAACAACtggaggaagagcagaggaaatggGAAGAACAAGAGGATGAACTGCGCTTAGCAcgagaaaaagaacaaatgcaGAAGCAGTTTGAAGAAGATatgctgaaacaaaaacaaaaggag GAACTTGTGACTCTTAAGAGAAATGAGCTCTATCAGACAATGCAGAAAGCTCAAGAATTAGCACAGAGATTAAAACAAGAACAGCGCATTCAAGGCTTGGCTCAGAAGGGACATGACATTTCAAAACTTCAGAAGAATCTTGGTGCTG GTTGTACAGAATTTGAAAATTGTAATACTGCCGTTTCACATCAAAGTAATAATTTTTCTGATGACATTAAGAGTCACATTGATCAGCAGGCTTCTCCTCGTAAAGATACTGCTGTACAGACAG aTTACTTTAACACTTCAGCATACACTGAGTCAGCTGAGGAAAGAACTGTGTGTTGTGGATCGCCTGATATTTCCATAGAATATAAAGAAACCTctaacagtaaaaaaaaccagaaggaaaTGCAGTATATAGAtaaaaattcaggaaaagagaCTGGTGGCATTTACAGTGATCTGTATGAACAatatgcaagaaaagaaagacaaattaaaccttcagaaaaatacaacaaaagacCTGACTGGAACATAAACAAGCCTGGGAAAAGATACATTCCAGCATCGGAAAGATACCCTAaacagctacagaaacaaagggaagaaaacaaagtaagacGACAAATGGAGCTGCTTCAGTTAGTGGAAAGAAACAACCCATGGAATCTCTGCTCAAAAAAGGGCTGTTATTCAGACAGGTCGTCTTCACCTCATGGAGAAATAAATGCAAGGCCTAAGGGACACAGAGGCAGAAAG GAAGAACAATTACGTAAGAATCACGTGAATGAAGAAAG GTCTGAGTCACCACCTACTCCAGGAGTAAAGAACAGATTACACCAAATGcaacaaaaccagacacagaTTTCTAATTTCTTGGTGCATAACAACAGTagtagaagagagaaaaataccaaGCCAGATCCCCAGCAGAGGAGCTCCCCTCCTCCCATTACAGAAGCTGGAAGACCTCCCTCTTCACAGTTTATTCCGTATGTTCGAACAAATGAAGTATATTGTCTTGATCCAGATGCACCAGTGACTAGACCTTCAACACATGACCCACAGTATCGACAGTTCAATG ATTCTTGCCAAATGCCAAGGCACATTCTTAGCTCTGATCATGTTAGAGATCCTCTTCTAAATCCCGATGCAGTTAGAGAGAGACAACAAGCAATTCTCAAAGGATTGTCAGAATTACGACAG GGCCttttgcagaagcagaaggagTTGGAGGCTGCTCTGATGCCCAGCATGGCTCAGGAAGAGAACTTTATTTCACCGTTTTGA
- the CCDC66 gene encoding coiled-coil domain-containing protein 66 isoform X3: MNLGDGLKLETEVLDGKPRLILAAYDKSKPPVKMGNKGRASKQALRMRHTAHVLRSTQNACIKQENLTKPRSESRLSITKGEKLQVTKHSSDEATTKDHSLIFQRGNKNRYHDSENPNVLKKSKQKPQNPCISTEDLSSSVCLTQEQLQQILMTVKEGTGSISETNNEKQEEMATTEASEENIVTLLQKACEVSSVPDEASSDSGRKQEADPQPGQKVTKDSWKPADIFTTLGEREREKALLEFKKTQWKKELDEQVALKKKLKEGLEEVGNFWEKPGNNKIQKEKVEPADPDTAEEHDRWAVHFDSLKNHLNASAKHPLNGMYKKQPESLCLSPDPKELTAVIHPFSPAASDSLMPLKVGNAEKAAKNSALEHSQKASFLRSMTALLDPAQIEERDRRRQKQLEHQKAIMAQVEENRKKKQLEEEQRKWEEQEDELRLAREKEQMQKQFEEDMLKQKQKEELVTLKRNELYQTMQKAQELAQRLKQEQRIQGLAQKGHDISKLQKNLGAGCTEFENCNTAVSHQSNNFSDDIKSHIDQQASPRKDTAVQTDYFNTSAYTESAEERTVCCGSPDISIEYKETSNSKKNQKEMQYIDKNSGKETGGIYSDLYEQYARKERQIKPSEKYNKRPDWNINKPGKRYIPASERYPKQLQKQREENKVRRQMELLQLVERNNPWNLCSKKGCYSDRSSSPHGEINARPKGHRGRKEEQLRKNHVNEERSESPPTPGVKNRLHQMQQNQTQISNFLVHNNSSRREKNTKPDPQQRSSPPPITEAGRPPSSQFIPYVRTNEVYCLDPDAPVTRPSTHDPQYRQFNDSCQMPRHILSSDHVRDPLLNPDAVRERQQAILKGLSELRQGLLQKQKELEAALMPSMAQEENFISPF; encoded by the exons TGATGGACTGAAGCTTGAAACTGAAGTGCTGGATGGAAAGCCTAGGCTAATTTTAGCTGCTtatg ATAAATCAAAGCCTCCTGTGAAG ATGGGTAACAAAGGCAGAGCATCTAAGCAGGCATTGAGAATGAGGCATACTGCGCATGTTCTGAGGTCAACGCAAAATGCTTGTATCAAGCAGGAAAACTTAACAAAACCAAGGAGTGAATCAagattatcaataacaaaaggTGAAAAACTTCAAGTCACTAAACACTCCTCAGATGAAGCCACAACTAAAGACCACTCTTTGATTTTCCAAAGAGGTAACAAAAACAGATACCATGATTCAGAGAATCCTAATGttcttaaaaaaagcaaacagaaacctCAAAACCCATGTATATCAACTGAAGACCTAAGTAGTTCCGTGTGTTTAACACAAGAACAGCTTCAGCAGATTCTGATGACTGTAAAAGAAGGAACTGGAAGCATCTCTGAGACTAATAATGAGAAGCAAGAGGAAATGG CTACTACTGAGGCATCAGAGGAAAATATTGTAACATTACTCCAAAAAGCTTGTGAGGTTTCATCTGTTCCAGATGAAGCCAGCTCTGATTCAGGCAGGAAACAAGAAGCAGATccacagccaggacagaaagtaaC AAAGGATTCATGGAAACCTGCTGACATCTTTACTACGTTGGgtgaaagagaaagggagaaagccTTGTTAGAATTTAAGAAGACCCAATGGAAGAAGGAATTAG ATGAACAGGTagcactgaaaaagaaactgaaagaaggttTGGAAGAAGTGGGTAATTTCTGGGAAAAACCTGGCAATAATAAAATCCAGAAAGAGAAAGTGGAACCAGCTGACCCAGATACG GCTGAAGAGCATGACAGATGGGCAGTGCATTTTGATTCTTTAAAGAACCACCTTAATGCTAGTGCAAAACACCCATTAAATGGAATGTACAAAAAGCAGCCTGAAAGTCTTTGCCTGTCACCGGATCCTAAGGAGCTGACTGCTGTTATTCACCCTTTTTCACCTGCAGCTTCAGACAGTCTCATGCCTTTAAAGGtgggaaatgcagaaaaagctgCTAAAAACAGTGCCTTGGAACACAGTCAGAAAGCCAG TTTCCTCCGTTCAATGACAGCTCTCCTGGACCCTGCTCAGATTGAAGAGAGAGACAGGAGGCGGCAGAAGCAGTTAGAACATCAG AAAGCAATAATGGCTCAGGTAGAAGAAAACCGGAAGAAGAAACAACtggaggaagagcagaggaaatggGAAGAACAAGAGGATGAACTGCGCTTAGCAcgagaaaaagaacaaatgcaGAAGCAGTTTGAAGAAGATatgctgaaacaaaaacaaaaggag GAACTTGTGACTCTTAAGAGAAATGAGCTCTATCAGACAATGCAGAAAGCTCAAGAATTAGCACAGAGATTAAAACAAGAACAGCGCATTCAAGGCTTGGCTCAGAAGGGACATGACATTTCAAAACTTCAGAAGAATCTTGGTGCTG GTTGTACAGAATTTGAAAATTGTAATACTGCCGTTTCACATCAAAGTAATAATTTTTCTGATGACATTAAGAGTCACATTGATCAGCAGGCTTCTCCTCGTAAAGATACTGCTGTACAGACAG aTTACTTTAACACTTCAGCATACACTGAGTCAGCTGAGGAAAGAACTGTGTGTTGTGGATCGCCTGATATTTCCATAGAATATAAAGAAACCTctaacagtaaaaaaaaccagaaggaaaTGCAGTATATAGAtaaaaattcaggaaaagagaCTGGTGGCATTTACAGTGATCTGTATGAACAatatgcaagaaaagaaagacaaattaaaccttcagaaaaatacaacaaaagacCTGACTGGAACATAAACAAGCCTGGGAAAAGATACATTCCAGCATCGGAAAGATACCCTAaacagctacagaaacaaagggaagaaaacaaagtaagacGACAAATGGAGCTGCTTCAGTTAGTGGAAAGAAACAACCCATGGAATCTCTGCTCAAAAAAGGGCTGTTATTCAGACAGGTCGTCTTCACCTCATGGAGAAATAAATGCAAGGCCTAAGGGACACAGAGGCAGAAAG GAAGAACAATTACGTAAGAATCACGTGAATGAAGAAAG GTCTGAGTCACCACCTACTCCAGGAGTAAAGAACAGATTACACCAAATGcaacaaaaccagacacagaTTTCTAATTTCTTGGTGCATAACAACAGTagtagaagagagaaaaataccaaGCCAGATCCCCAGCAGAGGAGCTCCCCTCCTCCCATTACAGAAGCTGGAAGACCTCCCTCTTCACAGTTTATTCCGTATGTTCGAACAAATGAAGTATATTGTCTTGATCCAGATGCACCAGTGACTAGACCTTCAACACATGACCCACAGTATCGACAGTTCAATG ATTCTTGCCAAATGCCAAGGCACATTCTTAGCTCTGATCATGTTAGAGATCCTCTTCTAAATCCCGATGCAGTTAGAGAGAGACAACAAGCAATTCTCAAAGGATTGTCAGAATTACGACAG GGCCttttgcagaagcagaaggagTTGGAGGCTGCTCTGATGCCCAGCATGGCTCAGGAAGAGAACTTTATTTCACCGTTTTGA